CTGACTTGATCTTCTCAAAATGCAGCTTCACCTCCTCCCGCCACTCCGCCTGCAGCACACGGGCACCGGCTACCAAGGGCACCGGGCACCCTGGGCACCAGCTACACTGGGCACTGGGCACCCTGGGCACCAGCTACCATGGGCACTGGGCACCCTGGACACCAGTTACTGCAGGCACTGGGCACTCCAGGCACGGGGTACTGCAGGTACCGGGCACACTGGGCACCGGCTACCATGGGCAGTGGGCACCACAGGTACCAGCTACTGTGGGCACTGCGCATCCCAGGCACCGGCTAACACAGGTACCAGGCACCCCAGGCACTGGCTACCATGGGCACTGGGCAACACTGGCACTGGCTACCCCAGGCTCTGGTAGCACAGGCACCGGGCACTGGCTACGGTGGGTGCCAGCCACCATGGGCATGAGATACCCCAGACACCAGGTACCCTGGGCACTGGGATTGCCTGGGTGCAGCTACTCTAGGCACTGGGATATACTGGGCCTGGATGCCCTGGGCGCCAGCTACTGCTTGGCACCAGTTCCCCCAGCGCCAGCCCTCACAGTCACTGGGATTTGTAGCaggtccctgggtgctggggtaTCCTGGGGCTcttggggtgctggggtccccagggtgctgtgtACCAGGGATTTGAAGTAGGTGTCCTGCagggtttgggggtcccaggtgCTGGCGGGTTCCTGGATGCTGGGAATCCCAGGGCactgggggtccctgggtgccAGCGGACCTGAGGTGCTGGGGGTCCCGAGGTCCTGGGGTGCTGGGTACCTGGGATTTGAAGTAGGTCTCCTGGGGGGTGGAGAGGACGTCAGCAGAGGCGATGTCGAGGTGCAGCAGGATCTGGCGGAAGGACGGCCGGTTCCGGGGCTTGCTGTTCCTGGAGGGAGCGGCACGGCACTGGGTGCGGGCAGGGGGGgccagctgggtgctggggggggtgctgggtgggtgCCGAGCCTTTTTGGGACCACGGGCAGAGAAGGGTGCACAGGACACATGGGGTGTCCAAGACACACGGGGTGCAGCCTGGCATGGGATGCTCATGGGTGCACCCCCCAGGGTGGGGGCACCCCCATGGTGGGGGGCCCCCTATCACCAGGGGGTCCCCCCCTGCACTGCCCACATTGGGGTGCCAATGGCAGGTCCCCCATGGCATGACCCATCCATGGCATGGGTGCCCATAGTGTGTCCCCCAGGTGGGGTGTCCTGATGGTGGGGTGTCCCCAGCAGGATTTCCCCAGGTGGGGTGTCCCCGTGGGTGCACTCACCAGCACTGGCGCAGCAGCACCTTGAAGCCGTCAGGACAGCCGGAGGGGACGGGCAGGTGGAGGCTGTTGCTGCCCACCCCCCAAATGATGGCCGACGAGTCCACGTCCTTGTAGGGGATCTCACCCGTCAGCAGCTCCCACAGCACCACCCCGAAGGACCTGGGGGCAATGATGTCACCCACAGCCCCTGTCGCCCACGGCTGGGCACCCCCAGTGtcctcctgctgtgccctggTCCCCCCCGCCCTGGGtcccctccctgcttctgcccGTACTGGTGTCCCCGGCGTTCCCTGCTGCTTCTGTGGTCCCTGATCTCCCTGTCCCTGCGATGTCCCTCCCGGTATCCCAAACGTCCCCATCTCTGGTCCCCTGCAGTGTCCCTGAGGCTTCATGTCTCTGATGTCCCCTGTTCCTATTATCCCCAATGCTTCCTGtgccccccaatgtccccattgCCTCTCAAAGCCCCCCGTGTTGCTGTCTCCCCAGTGCCGCCACCGCTTCCTGGTGTCCCGAAGGttcccatgtccccaatgtccccgaGGTCCCTGTGTCCTCACCAGATGTCAACCTTCTCGGAGACAGGCTCGTTGCGGATGACCTCGGGTGCCATCCAGGCCACGGTGCCGGCAAAGGACATCTTGGTGCTCTTGTCAATGAGCTCCTTGGAGGTGCCAAAGTCCGAGATCTTCACCACGTCGTCGTAGGTGATGAGCATGCTGGGGGGCACCCGCTCAGCACCACGCCAGCACCACGCCAATGACACGCCAATGACATGGGCACGGCACCGCCACAGGCATGCAACTGCTACAAGCATCATCGGGTCATGGGTATGCCACCACCATGGGCACAACACAGTCATGGACGTGGCACCACCGTGGGCACAGCACTATCACGGGCATGCAACTGCTGTGAGCGTGATCCTGGTGTGGGCATGCCACCACCACGGACACAGCACCGCCACCGCCACGAGCATGGCACCACCACGGTCATGCAATTGCTGTGGGCATGGAACCACCATGGGTATGGTGCTGCCACGGACATGCAACCACCAAGGTCAATGCACTGCCGTAAGCAGAGCACTGTCATGGACACGTCACTGTCATGGCCATGTCACTGCCATGGACGCGCAGCCACCATAGACATGGCGCTGCTACGGGCATGCAACTGCCATGGGCATGCAACCACCACCGTCGCTGCTCTGCCAAGGGCATGGCACCGCCGTGGACGTGTCACCAGCAAGGACATGTCACCGTCATGGGCATGGCACCACCGTGGACGTGTCACCAGCAAGGACATGTCACCGCCATGGGCATGGCACCACCATGGTCACTGTTCTGCCATGGGCACGCCACCAACAAGGACACGGCACTGCCATGGACATGCAACCGTCACCAGCATGCAGCCACCGAGGACAAGGCACCACCAAGGGCATGGAACTGCCACGATCATGCAACAGCCACATGCATGTCCCCACCATGGGCACGGCACCGTCGCGGGCACGCCATCACCTGGGGcgcccaccccagcacccacgggtgctccCTGAGCCCCCATCCCCGCTCACTTGGGCGACTTGAGGTCGCGGTGGATGATCTTGTGGAGGTGCAGGTAGTTCATGCCGCCGGCGATGCCCATGGACCAGTCGACGAGGAGGGAGGGGGTGACCTTGCGCCCGGCGCGCAGCACCTCGTACAGCTGGCCCTGGGCGCAGAACTCCATGATGATGCAGTAGCAGGGTGCCTGGGTGCACACACCCCTGCGGGCACAGCGGCACCCTCAGCACCCACTGCCTGGCCAGCTGGGGCACCCGGCAGCACCTAGCTGCACCGGAGCACCCAACTTCTCCAGGACACCCATCTGCACTCAGGTACCTGCCAGCACCCATCTGTGCTGGGGCACCCATTTGCACCCAAGCCTCCCCCATTAGCGCTAGGAGCACCCAACTGAATTGGAGCACCCATCTGCTCTCAAGCCCACCCCCCCGTTAGCAGTAGGAGCACCCATCTGCACCCAGACACCCAGTAGCACTGGGATACTGGGGCACCTATCTGAATCGGGGCTCCCATCAGCGCCAGAGCACTGGGGCACCCATCTGCGCCCACATCGCCCTGCCCTGAGAGTGCCCCGCCTGTGACAGACCTGTCCCATGGTGTGGCCGTCCCCTGTGCCACATGTGGGACATGCCAGTGTGCCCCCTGCCCATGGCATGTCAGTGCCCCAGGTCCATGCCATGTCCTGCCCACCCAGGTCCATGCCATGCTGGTGTTCCCCGTGCACAAGCCGTGTTGGTGTCCCATGCCCATGTTGCATCCATGACCCCTATGCCTGTGCCCATGGCATGTCCATGCCGTGTTCATGCCCATGCCATGTTCATGCTCATGTCTGTGGCCTGTGCCCATGGTGTTCCCCATGCCCATGGCTTGCACATGGCATGTCCACACCTCATGCTGTATTCATGCCTATGACCATGACGTGTCCATGCCCTGTGCCCATGGTGTCCTCTCTGTCCGTGGCTTGCCCATGGCGTGTCCACGGCCATGCCATGTCCGTGCCTCCATCCCTCATGCCCATGCCATGTCCATGTCTCTGCCCCATGCCCATGGCACATCCATGCCCCATACCATGTGCATGTCCATGCCCATGCTGTGTCCATGCCCTGTGCCCATGGTGTTCTCCATGCCCATGATGCTCTCCATGCCCCACGCCCATGGTTTGCCCATGCCATGTCCGTGTTCCATGCCCCGTGCCACGTCCATGCCCCGTGCCCACAGCTTGTCCGTGCCACCTCCACACTCCATGACCATGGCACGACCATGCCGCGTGCCATGTCCGTGCCCTGTGCCCACGGTGTCCCCATGCCTATAGCACGTCCATGCCCACGCCGTGCCTGTGCCCCACGCCCACGCcggtgccagcagcacccacgcTCACTTGAAGGTGATGATGTTGGGGTGCTTGAGCTTGCGCAGGTGCTTGATGTCGGTCTCCTTGAGGTCCCTCACCTTCTTCACGGCCACCTCCTCGCCGTGGAAGCGGCCCAGGAAGACGGCGCCCTGCGCCCCGCTGCCCACCCACTGCAGGTCCAGGATCTCCTCGAAGGGCACTTCCCAGGGGTCTGCGGGCACCCGCGCCCATGGCACCCGCGCACCGGCACCCCTGGTGCACCCACAGCCACGGCACCCGCGTGCTGGCGTGCCCAGGGTGCAGCCCCCCTGCCTTGGCACCCTCACCCCAGCCCTACTGTTCCCATCCCGCCCCGTTGCACCCCACTCCCTGCCCCACTGCACCCTGCTTtgccccatccctgtcccactGCACCCTCCGGGTCCTGTGGCACCCTCCTCTGCACCCCTTCTCCCGCCCTATTGCCACCCCTGTTGTCTCCTGCACCCCAGTACCCCAATccctgccccatagcaccctTCTTTACCCTCACTTCACCCTCCCTGACCCCTTACACCCTCCCTTGCCGTCTAGCACCCTCCTGGCCCCATAGGACCCTTCtttgccccctcccagccccgtAGCACCctcccggccccctcgccccctcccagccccatagcACCCATGCTGCCCCCCCCTTGCCCCGTGCCCCCTCACCTTCCTGGGGGTGCTTGTGCTCGGCGGCGTAGGCTTTGCCGATCATGGTCCAGACGGGCTTGAGGCAGCCGAAAAGCCCCTCCAGGAACCCCCCACCCGCCTGGCACCGAAGGTGGGCGGCCTCGGCGGCCAGGGGTCCCGCTCCCTCGGAACCCAGGTCAGGGTGCCGGGGGGGCCCGCGACGGGGCCAGGCCtccgggggggctgcgggggctgcggggccggcggGCAACACGTCGCGCAGCACGCACTGCGTGGGGGTCAGCTCCTGCTCCGGGGTCCCGTCCGAGGCCAGCGCCAGCGAGGGCGAGGGCGTCCGCGTCTCGTGCAGGCAGGCCATGGCGGGGGCCCCCCGCACCCCCCTGCCGCCCCCCGGCCTGCGGGAGGGGTGTCAGCGGGAGCGGGGGGGTGCTCCCCGCCTTGCACCCACGGGTAGCCCCTTGCATGCGTGGGCACCCCTTTACACACGTGGGCACCCCCTTGCACCCATCTGTGCAGCCCCACGTGTCCATAGGCAGCCCCTTGCATGCATGGGCACCCCTTTACGTGCATGTGCACCCCCTTGCACCCGGGGGCACCCCCTTGCATGCACGGGCACTCCTTTACACATGTGTGCACCCGTGTCTGCAGCCCCACGTGTGTGTGTCCACACCCCCTTGCACCCACGGGCACCCCCTTGCATGCGCGGGCACCCCTTTACATGCGTGTGCACCCACTTGCATGCATGTCTGCATCCCCACGTGTGTGTGCACCCTCTTGCACCCATGGGCACCCCTTTACACACGTGGGCACCCACTGGCACCCACAGGCAGCCCCTTGCATGCGCGGGCACCTCTTTACATGCATGTGCACCCACTTGCATGCATGTCTGCATCCCCACATGTGTGTGCACCCCCTTGCACCCATGTCTACACCCCCTTGCATGCGTGGGCACCCCTTTAGACGTGTGTGCACCCACTTGCACCCATGTGTGCAGccccatgtgtgtgtgtatgcacacccCCTCACACCTGTGGGCACCCCTTTACACACGTGGGCACCCCCTTGCACTCATGCATGCAGCCCCGTGTGTGTGCGCACCCATGGGCACCCCCTTGCATGCACAGGCACTCCTTTACACATGTGTGCACCCATGTCTGCAGccccacgtgtgtgtgtgtgtgtgcgtgtgtgtaccCCCTTGCACCCATGGGCAGCCCCTTGCATGCATAGGCACCCCTTTACACGCGTGTGCACCCACGTCTGCAGCCCCATGTGTGTGCACTCCCTTGCATGCATGGGCATCCCTTTACACACGTATGCACCTACTTGCACCCATGGGCAGCCCCTTGCATGCATGGTACCCCTTTACATGCATATGTACCCACTTGCATGCATGTCTGCAGCCCACATGTGTGTGCACCCCCTTGCACCCACAGGCAGGCCCTTGCATGCATGGGCACCCCTTTACACGTGTGTGCACCCACTTGCACCCATATGTGCAGccccacgtgtgtgtgtgtgtgagtgtgcaccCCCTTGCACCCGTGGGCACCTCTTTACACACATGTGCACCCACTTGCACCCATGGGCAGCCCCTTGCATGCATGGGCACCCCTTTACACGCGTGTGCACCCATGTCTGCAGCCTCGTGTGTGTGCACTCCCTTGCATGCGTGGGCATCCCTTTACACACATGTGCACCCCCTTGCACCCATGTGCACCCCCTTGAATGCATGGGCACCCCTTTACATGCATGTGCACCCACTTGCATGCATATCTGCAGCCTCACATGTGTGTGCGCCCCCTTGCACCCACGGGCACCCCCTTGCATGCATGGGCACCCCTTTACACACGTGTGTGCAGCCCCACGTGCCCGTGCACCCCCGCGTGTAACTCCATATATGCACGCCCTTGCATGCTCTGCGACCCCTTGCACCCATGTCTGCAGCCCCACGTGTGTGCACCCCCTTGCACTCATGTCCCCCCCCTTTCCTGCATGTGCATGCCCTTGCACTCACACGTGCAGCCCCACATGTGTGTGCACCCCCAGCACGTCTATGCactcccttgcacccagatgcaCCCTTACCCACCCGTGCACCCCCCCTTGCACCCCCACATGCAGCCCTGCATCTCTGAGCACCCCTTGCAGGCACCTGCAGCCCCTTGCACACCTGTGTGCACCCCTACACGTGTTTGCACGCTCTCTCCTGTGTGTGCACCCccagtttgtgtgtgtgcacacacgtaCCCTTCCTCCCACCCGTGTGTGCACTCCTATGCATGTGCACCCACTAGGccagggggacacgggggggggctGTAATGCACAGAGGGCACACGAGCGTGCGAGAGGATGCACGAGTGTGCAAGAGGGCGTACGGGCACGTAAGGGTGTGCACAAGCGTACAAGAGTGCGCGGGAGCGTGCAAGAGGGCGTGCAAGGCCGCACGCGGCGTGCAAACGTgccaggggaaactgaggcagggctggTGGGGGACACACGTGTCcggggggaccccaggggctgaggggtcccgggggggggatCAGGCCCctgaaaatttgggggggggagttgcCATGGCAACAGTGGAGCCGGCAGATGAGGTCATCACTAAAATTAGGTGGGGGGGTGAGTCACCGCGGGGGGCGTGGGCGGGGCTTAGCGTCACCCCAAAGGACCCAGGcgtgcggggccgggggggggggggacacgacacgacACGACCCGCCCCTCCaggtgtcgtgtcccccccgtgGTGACATCACGTCACGCGGTGACGTCATCCCGGTAAGGGATGgagccttccccccgccccccccccaaacgggTCCgaacggggaaactgaggcagcagcgGGGGAACCAGCGacccgggggggggccgggaagggTGTGTGTCTGTCACGACATGCGACAGCGCCGGTCGCGTGTCGCGACAGAGcggagctgggaggaggggagtgggggggagagagtgcccccgcgccgcccccgccgaCATGGCATGTCGGGATATGGCGGCCTGTCGCGACACGGGGAAGGGCGGAGAGAGTGGGACGGGCTGCGAGGGGCACACGGCggtgcgggggccgggggggggaagcACACACGTGTGCAAGCGGGTGCACAGGCCTGTGAGGGCTGCACACGCGTGGAGGGgctgcacacgcgtgtgcagAGGCACGCGAgggtgcacacgcgtgtgcaagtGTTTGCACACGCGGGTGCAAAGGGGATGCACAAgcgtgccgggggggggggtcacatccGTGtcgggggagggggagggacaCGGACACACGCACGGGTGCCGGCATGCGTGGACGCACCTGCAGGCCTTGCACGCGCGTGTGCAAGGGGGGCACACGCGCGTGCACGGGGGTGCAAGCACGTCTgcaaaggggcggggggggggggtcacacgTGTGCGCGGAGCTACCCCCGCGTGTGCAAGAGCAGCTCACACAtgcgggggggaggtgggggtgcgggggggcacacgcgtgtgcaaaaGGCCGCTcgtgtcccatcccccccccttATACAGGCCCCACCGAACCCCGGGGAGGACCCGGGCGTccgtgggggggaggaggggaacatgtgcccccccccccctcccccatcccgGCCGCATCCCTGGTcctacccccccctccccggtgccgcccccccccacccccccgggcctccccgccgccggtacctggggggggggtccgggcccCGCGCCCGGTGGGGGCGATGCCGGTGGTGCCGGTGGCGGCGGGGGCGATGCCGGTGATGCCGGGGgtggtgccggggccggggctgggcccggcggggccggggcgcgggcgggcggggccggtACCGGGGCCGGTGCCGCGGTCAGGGCGAGCGGCGCGGAACGGCCCCGCCCGGCGctcggcgcggccccgccccgcccgccccgccccggccccgatACCGGCACCGGCAGCCCAcaccggcaccgggacccccatactggcaccggcaccggcaccctaTACCGCCACCGGGACCCTATACCAGCACTGGGACCCTATATCGGCACCGGGACCCCCATACTGGCACCGGCACCCCTATACTGGCACCGGGACCCTATACCAGCACTGGGACCCTATATCGGCACCGGGACCCCCATACTGGCACCGGCACCCCTATACTGGCACCGGCACCCTATACCGGCACTGGGACCCTATATCGGCACCGGGACCCCCATACTGGCACCGGCACCCCTATACTGGCACCGGCACCCTATACCGGCACTGGGACCCTATATCGGCACCGGGACCCCCATACTGGCACCGGCACCCCTATACTGGCACCGGGACCCTATACCGGCACTGGGACCCTATATCGGCACCAGGACCCCCAATATTAGGACCGGCACCCCTATACCGGCACTGGGACCCCCATACTGGCACCGGCACCAACACCCCATACCAGCACTGGGACCCTATACCAGCACCGGGACCCTATATCAGCACCGGGACCCCTATACTGGCACTGGCACCCCATACTGGCACTGGCACCCTATACCGGCACTGGCACCCCTATACCAGCACCGGGACCCTATATCAGCAGCGGGACCCCCATACTAGCACCAGCACCCCTATTCTGGCACTGGCACCAGCACCCCATACCAGCACCGGGACCCTATAACAGCACTGGGGCCCTATATCAGCACCCCCATACCAGCACTGGGACCCTATACTGGCACTGGGACCCTATATTGCCGCCAGGACCCCCATACTAGCACTGGCACCCCTATACCGGCACCGGGCCCCCATATTGGTACCGGGACCCTATACTGGCACCGGGACCCCCATACAGGCACCAGGACCACTATAACAGCACTGGGACCCTATAGAGGCACCAGGACCCCCATACCAGCACCTTGACCCCCATACCAGCACCAGGACACCCATACTGGCACCACCACTGGGACCACTATACCAGCATCAGGACCATATTGGCATCGGCACCAGGACCCCCATACTGGCACCAGCACCCCTATACTGGCACTGCCACCGGCACCAGGACCCCTATACTGGCACTGGGACCCCTATACTGGCACTGCCACCGGCACCAGGACCCCTATACTGGCACTGGGACCCCATACCGGCACCGGGACCCCTATACTGGCACCTGGACCCCTATACTAGCACTGGGACCCCTATGCCGGCACTGGGACCCCCATACCGGCACTGGGACCCCCATACCGGCATCCCTATACCAGCACTGGGACCCCTCCCACCGGCCCGGGAGCCCCCCAGGACAAGGACTGAgaccccccagtgtccccaggacccccccagtaTCCCCCGCCAGCCCCAGCACCACACAGGGACCCCAGTgcaatcccagtgctcccagtccggGTGTGCTGCTGTCCCCAGTGCTTCCAGTTCGCTTCCAGTGCTTCCAGTTCAGACATCTctgtccccagtgctcccagtctatccccagtgctcccagtctgctcccagtccaggcgtcccctgtccccactgctcccaggctattcccagtgctcccagtctgctcccagtccaggcgtcccctgtccccagtgctcccagtctatccccagtgctcccagtctgctcccagtccaggcgtcccctgtccccactgctcccaggctattcccagtgctcccagtctgctcccagtccaggcgtcccctgtccccactgctcccaggctattcccagtgctcccagtctgctcccagtccaggcgtcccctgtccccactgctcccaggctattcccagtgctcccagtctgctcccagtccaggcgtcccctgtccccactgctcccaggctattcccagtgctcccagtctgctcccagtccaggcgtcccctgtccccactgctcccaggctattcccagtgctcccagtctgctcccagtccaggcgtcccctgtccccactgctcccaggctattcccagtgctcccagtctgctcccagtccaggcgtcccctgtccccactgctcccaggctattcccagtgctcccagtctgctcTCAGCACAGGCGTCCATTTGTCCCCACAGCTCCTTGTCTGTCCCTGTCACACCCCGACCGTCCCAGCTGGTCCCAGTCCGACCATTGTCACCTCTGGCCTGTCCCCATCACTGCCCGTCCATCTGTCCGTCCCCCTCCCCGTCTGTCCCTGTCcctccctgtctgtctgtccccatcgcaccctgcctgtccccactgtccccgTCCATCCCTCTCACACCCTGTCCgtctgtccccatcccaccctgtCCATCCCCGTCCATCCGTCCCCACCACACCGCCTCTGTCCCCATCCatgcccccccatccctccctgtccgtctgtccctgtcccaccctgcctgtccccattgtccccatccatggctccctgtccttccctgtccgtctgtccctgtccccattgtccccatccatggctccctgtccttccctgtccgtctgtccctgtccccattgtccccatccatggctccctgtccttccctgtccgtctgtccctgtccccattgtccccatccatggctccctgtccttccctgtccgtctgtccctgtccccattgtccccatccatggctccctgtccttccctgtccgtctgtccctgtccccattgtccccatccatggctccctgtccttccctgtccgtctgtccctgtccccattgtccccatccatggctccctgtccttccctgtccgtctgtccctgtccccattgtccccatccatAGGTccctgtccgtctgtccctgtccccattgtccccatccatAGGTccctgtccgtctgtccctgttccccccccccgcctgtccccactgtccccgTCCACGGATCCATGTCCATCCCTGTCCgtctgtccccgtcccccccgtccccccccatgcccccccccttatacccccccgcccccgtccagagcgggaaactgaggcaggaccgccccccgcccgcccacGCCACGTAGCCCCGCCTCCCGCGTCCTCCACCTTCCCAGCATTCCCCGCGCGCGGGGGGTTGTGGGAAGTGTAGTCCGCcgtgggggagggggtgggggggaagccgCAGCTGCCGGCGGCGGACTGCGCTTCCCACAATCCCCCGCGCGGCGCCCTCTCCTTTCCCATCATCCCCCGCGGGGCGGGGCCTCAgcgggcgccccctggcggcgcgggcggcgggacGGAGCGCGGCGGGGATGAGCGaggagggggcgggcggcggggccagGCGGAGCGGCGGCTTCCCCAGGTACCGGACACCCACctaccccccccaaccccctccttCCCGGGAtacccccctccttcccccccttcccgGGATACCCACCCCCGTCCAAACCGGGATTATTCTTCTCCTGACGGAGAGAGGGAGGTTGAGGCCTACCTGTAGGCCCCTGGGGTTGTCCCTCGGTTACCGGGGTCTGTGGGACCGGGCTCTAcgctgcgtgtgtgtgtgggcTACAGGCCTGTTCCCGTGCTCTGTGGCGGTGTCACCCGTGTCGCCACGGCGCGTGGTGGCTccgtccctgtccctgtgtccccacggCGTGTGGCCAGTACCAGCCCCCTCTTCCCCTTGTCCCCCACGCTACCCGGGGGCTCCATCCCTGTCGCCGTGTCCCCCGTGCCACGTGGTGAATGCCAGCCCACCCTGCGTGGAGGCTTCGTCCCTCGTCCTGGTGTCCCTGCGCTGCTTGTTGGTGCCAGccctgtccccgtgtccccgtgcCAAGTGGCGatgccacccctgtccccatgtcTCCACACGCCAGTGCCACCTCTGTCCCCACGCTGTGTGGTGATGCCACCCCTTTTCCCACACGCCCACACGCTGGTGACACCCCTGTCCCCGCATCCCCGCTCTCCACGTCAATGCCATCCTCTCCCACTTTACCCCCCTCGCCGGTCCCCTCTGCACCCTGCTCAGGCTGGTGAcagccctgtccccatgtccccatcctaTGTGGTAGTGCCACCCCTGTCCCCCTATCCCCATGCCCCCATGCTACATGGCAGTGCCACCcctgtccccgtgtccctgtGCTGCCTGGCAATGCCACCCACGTCCCCACCCCATGTGGGCTGtgccagcctctcccaccacccctcttCCTCCCAATCCGTACCCCCACCGGTCCCCTCTGACCCCTGCTTGGGCTGGTgacagccctgtccccagcctggAGCAGATGCTGGCCGCCAACCCCGGGAAGACGCCCATCAGCCTGCTGCAGGAATATGGCACTCGCATAGGCAAGACCCCCG
The Accipiter gentilis chromosome 16, bAccGen1.1, whole genome shotgun sequence DNA segment above includes these coding regions:
- the MAP3K12 gene encoding mitogen-activated protein kinase kinase kinase 12 isoform X1 — its product is MACLHETRTPSPSLALASDGTPEQELTPTQCVLRDVLPAGPAAPAAPPEAWPRRGPPRHPDLGSEGAGPLAAEAAHLRCQAGGGFLEGLFGCLKPVWTMIGKAYAAEHKHPQEDPWEVPFEEILDLQWVGSGAQGAVFLGRFHGEEVAVKKVRDLKETDIKHLRKLKHPNIITFKGVCTQAPCYCIIMEFCAQGQLYEVLRAGRKVTPSLLVDWSMGIAGGMNYLHLHKIIHRDLKSPNMLITYDDVVKISDFGTSKELIDKSTKMSFAGTVAWMAPEVIRNEPVSEKVDIWSFGVVLWELLTGEIPYKDVDSSAIIWGVGSNSLHLPVPSGCPDGFKVLLRQCWNSKPRNRPSFRQILLHLDIASADVLSTPQETYFKSQAEWREEVKLHFEKIKSEGTCLHRLEEELINRRREELRHALDIREHYERKLERANNLYMELSALMLQLELKEKELLRREQALEKRYPGLFKPRAPRGLLHGNAVETLIKKRNVPQKLSPHGKRPDILKPEVLLPKLDAAMAQVALPGCPKGPPSPGRSRRAKGRHRKAGPRGGCGEPGPEAGPPRGLPGPPPAATGPDLLGGTLEAAGVPPATVPDAGPEGATGTQGSPPPRPPAPGEPERESGAGRGGKAGTGQHLTPAALLYRAAVTRGQKRGVSSEEEEGEVDSEVELPLRQRWPPGMSKRQSLSTFSSENFSDGDGDGDGDEGHTSEPSHSATPDVGSTNTDERPDDRSEDLLSQGSEIPLDAAPPEGPGRRQGGLSPKVSEDSDCDSAELDHSGSGEGPPRPTAPPGL